Part of the Methanobrevibacter sp. TMH8 genome, ATTTATATGATTATTTGCTAAATATAGAAGTATACAACTTAATATAAGGGATTAAAAATGGAAAATAAATATTTAATTTTAATAATCATTGGAATATTCATTTCTAGTATATTTGCTTTTGGTTCAAGTTTTTATCTCATTGATGAACATCCATTAATGAAAAATATGACTTTTGATGAAATCAATGTTAGTGTTCCAGCAGAAACATTATTCAATATTAATCCAGGAACCAACACATATTCAGGAGGAAGTGGAGAAGCAATATGGATAACACCATATAATTCTAAAAATAGTACTTACAAAAATATTGAAGAATTTTTTTCATCTTATAATAAAGATAGGGATGTCTCTGAAATAAAAATAAAAGACCTTAACAACAATTCAAAAGTATATATTTTGAATGATGATAAAAATTACACAATAATAATGGTTAGCAATAATAAAAAAGATATGGGCATGATAATTGAAACAAGTAGTAACAGAAATTTAATAATGCAAATGGCAAATAGTATTATTTTCCCAAATTAATAAAAAAAAGCTATTAAAAATAATTAAAACATTCTAAAAAAGAATGCCGTGGGCCGGACTTGAACAAGATGATTTAAGAATACATTTAGATAATTAAATTACAATCTTACGTTTAATTAATAACAAATTAGCAATTAAGAATTATTTTTAATTTATAAAAAATTCATTTCTACAAAATCCCTCATTCTTCATCGAAATTAATTTTTAAATACAAATTATTAAAAATATAAGATTCTTGATATTAAAATTACTATATTATATTATTAATTAAATATCTTTTTCAAATGAATATAATATTTTGAATGTTTAATTAATATAAAACACATAAATAATACCATAAAATATTAAATAAAAAATAATAATTATAAAATATTAAAATAAGTATAACATAATAATTTTTTAAACATCAATACTTAAGTCTTATATTATTGATTTTGAAACATCAAAATCTATATTATGAAGGAGGAATTAGTTTTGATAAAGTTATCGGATTTTTGAAAAGAAATTGAAATTTAATATTAAATTAAGAACTAAATTTTTTATAAGATATTATGAGGTAAATAATAAAACAAGAAAAATTGAATGTTACTAAAAGAAGGAACAACATTAACATTTCAGTATGGTTTTGTAATTAGTTAAATAATTCTGATTGGATAGGATACTAATATATAAAGAAAACAAAGAATTTATCTAAATTATATAAATTAATTTTAAAATATAGGATGAAATTATATTTGAATGGAGGAAAAATTATGGAAAAAATATATTTGTCAGTCATTATAAACGCACCAAAAGAAAAAGTTTGGGATATAATGTTAGGTAAGGATACTTATCCATTATGGACCGATGTATTTATGCCTGGTTCTTATTACATTGGGGATTGGAGTGAAGGAAGTAAAATTCTTTTCCTTGCACCTGATGAAAAAGGAAAGACAAGTGGAATGGTAAGTAAAATAAAAGAAAACAGACCATATGAATATATTTCCATTGAACATAGAGGCGAGATAGAGGATGGAAAAGAAAAAGAAGCTGAATGGACAGGTATGTTTGAAAATTATACATTCAAGGAAATAAACAGTGCCACAGAAGTTTCAATTGATATGGATGTAGTTGAAGAATTTAAGGAAATGATGCAAGACATGTGGTTAAAAGCACTGCAAAAACTCAAAGAATTAGCAGAAAAATAGAAATTGGAAAATAAAAAATAGCTAAAAAGAATATCAAAAAAAAGTGATAAATATTTTTAAAGTATTTTTAAATAAATAGTGATAAACTAATAAAAACATTTGGGAAAAATAAGTAAAAAAAGAATGCCGTGGGCCGGACTTGAACCAGCGACATCTAGATCTTCAGTCTAGCGTTCTCCCAACTGAACTACCACGGCAAATGGGCCGAACGAGATTCGAACTCGTGATCACCGCCATGTCAAGGCGGTATCATACCCCTAGACCACCGGCCCTATACCTTGTTTAGATTTAGTTTAATTCATATATAACCTTTTCTATTTTTTATTTTCAAAAGTTAAAAAAAAATCTATTATTTTTTCTATTTTTAAAAATTTTATTTTCATAAGGTATAAGAATATTATAAATCTTCAATAAATACAATAAATACTTGAATAAATATTGTAATTAATACTAATTTCTCAAAAGCGAAAAGTTAGTTAATCCTTTCTAATATAGGTAAGGATGGACAGGTTATAAAGTAGTAAATACTCTTAAAAATATATAAAGAGTAATAATTAAAAATTTTAAAGTATAAAATTAGTTAGCTGTATAAAAATACTGCTAAAAAAAAAGAAAATTGGCCAGAGTCGGCCAATAGTCAAAACCTACTTATTTAATA contains:
- a CDS encoding SRPBCC domain-containing protein; its protein translation is MNGGKIMEKIYLSVIINAPKEKVWDIMLGKDTYPLWTDVFMPGSYYIGDWSEGSKILFLAPDEKGKTSGMVSKIKENRPYEYISIEHRGEIEDGKEKEAEWTGMFENYTFKEINSATEVSIDMDVVEEFKEMMQDMWLKALQKLKELAEK